The Qipengyuania oceanensis genome includes the window ATGGCGACCGCAGCGAAAACGGAGACTATCTCTACGGACGCAAGCGCATGCGCGAGATCGATCGCGAACTCGCTCACCTCGCCCGCCGGATGAAGAATTCCCGCGTGGTCGAACCGTCCGAGCAGCCGGATCGCGAACGCGTGTTCTTCGGCGCCACGGTGGAACTCGCCGACGAAGACGACGCGCGGCGAACCGTCACGCTGGTCGGCGACGACGAGCAGGATGCGAGCGCGGGCCGGATCGGATGGTCTTCCCCCATGGCACGATCGCTACGCGGAGCATCGCTCGGCGATCTGCGTACCGTGCGCCTGCCCGCAGGCGAAAAGGAATGGGAGATAATCGCAATTTCGTACCCGGAGCGGAGCGCATGAGGGGCACATTCGCCGCACTCGCAGCACTGGGGCTGCTCGCAAGTCCGCTCGCCGCGCGCGACAGCCTCGGGATCTTCGGAAGTTGGGGTGCCTTTCGCGATGCCAATATCCCGCGCTGCTATGCCATCGCGCAAGCCAGCGAGGGCGCCGGATACTTCAGCGTGGGAACCTGGCCGCTGCGCAAAATCCGCGGGCAGGTCCACGTCCGGCTCTCGGCATCGCCGAGGCAGGGGAGCGCCGTCACCCTTTCTCTGGCCGGGCGCCGCTTCCCCCTCCAATCTCGCGCAAACAACGCCTGGGCCGCCGACCCGGCGATGGATGCGGCAATCGTCGCGGCGATGCGTTCGGCTACCGCGCTGACCGTCAGCTTCCGCGACGCGCAGGGCAATCGCGTGCGCGACAGGTACGAACTGCCGGGCGTTGCCAGTGCCCTCGATGCAGCGACAGTGGCCTGCGCCAGAAGATAGCCAAGAAAAAGGGCCGGAGGATTGCTCCCCCGGCCCCGTTTTCTGGTTCGACAAGCCTGCGCTTAGAAGCGGAAGCCCACGCCGACCACGAACTGGTGGCGGTCGGTGTCGATGTCGAAGCGGTCGCTATCCGGGATATCGCCGCCGAAATCGATCTCGGCTTCCTCGTACTTCGAGTAGCGGTACTCGGCCTTCACGAACATGTTGTTGCTGGTAGCGTATTCCACGCCAGCACCCACGCGCCAGCCATCGGTATCGATGTCCTGGTTGAACTCGGTCGTTCCGTCGTTCGAACGCACGTCGAACTTGGCGTTGGTGTAGCCGCCCTTGGCGTAGAGCAGCAGGTCGGGCTGGACCGGAACGCCGACGCGCGCGCCGATGTAGAGGTCGCGGTTGGCATTGACGTTGCCGAAGCCGAAGCCTTCGAAGTCACCGTTCTCGAAATCGGTATCGGCGCTCGAGTCCATGTATTCGGCCTCGACGCCGAGGACGACGCCGCCGGCGTTGAAGTCGTAGCCGATGCCGGCGCCGTAGTTGATGCCTTCCATCGACTGGTCGTTGTTGTCGTTGCCGTCGTCATCGACGCTGCTGCCGGCCTTGACGATGTCATAGCCGACCAGGGCTTCGACGCGGGGGCCGGTGAACGGCGTGTTGTCCTGCGCGAGAGCCGGGGTGGCGAAGGCAGCGGCCGAAGTGGCGGCGGCGAGGATTGCAATCTTCTTCATACTTACTCCGTTGTACTCATCAGTGGTTCCATCCACCGTGGACATCGCAAACGGAACGAGGGCGCATTCGGTTTCATTAATACAATACAACGAAATATCTGTTGCCCAAAAGTAACAATGTTGCGTTGAGCCGTGCGCGGCCAGCGACGGTATTTTGGAACCTGCGCGCCGAAGCCGGCTTTCGCGCTCGACCTTTCGCTCTTGCTGCTCCCGCACTATATGGCTCGCCATGGCCGATACCCATCTGATGAGCATTCCGGGACAAGTGGACCCGGTCCCCGTGGCGCGCGACATCACACCGCGCGCGGACGGCAAGCTCGACCTGCTCGGCCTGCCCAAGGCGCGCATCCGCGACCTGTTCGCCGATGCCGGGCTCGATGCGAAGCAAGCCAAGCTGCGCGCCAAGCAGGTATTTCACTGGATCTATCATCGCGGCGTTACCGACTTCGAGGCGATGACCGATATCGCCAAGACCATGCGCCCTTGGCTCGCGGAGCGCTTTGTCATCGGGCGGCCCGACGTGGTCGAGGCGCAGCATTCGACCGATGGCACGCGCAAGTGGCTGCTCCGCACTGCAGACGGTCACGAATTCGAGATGGTCTTCATTCCCGACGCCGATCGCGGAACCCTGTGCGTCTCGAGCCAGGTCGGCTGCACCCTCAACTGCCGCTTCTGCCACACCGGCACCATGAAACTGGTCCGCAATCTAACTCCGGGCGAGATCGTCGGTCAGGTCATGCTGGCGCGCGATGCGCTCGGCGAATGGCCGAAAGGAAGCATGGCGGGCCTCGAGGATGCTGAGGATGCGGGTCATTACACTTCCGATGGACGCCTGCTCACCAATATCGTCATGATGGGCATGGGCGAACCGCTCTATAATTTCGACAATGTCCGCGATGCGCTGACCTTGGTGATGGATGGCGACGGCCTTGCCCTGTCGAAGCGCCGCATCACGCTTTCGACCAGCGGCGTCGTCCCGATGATGGCCAGGTGCGGCGAAGAGATCGGCGTAAATCTCGCCGTCTCGCTCCACGCGGTAACCAAGGAAATCCGCGACGAGATCGTGCCGATCAACAAGAAGTACGGCATCGAGGAATTGCTTCAGGCATGCGCCGACTATCCGGGCGCCAGCAATGCGCGGCGGATCACGTTCGAATATGTGATGCTCAAGGACAAGAACGACAGCGACAAGGATGCACGCGAACTCGTTCGCCTGATCAAGCAGTTCGACCTGCCCGCCAAGGTCAATCTCATCCCGTTCAACCCGTGGCCCGGCGCGAATTACGAATGCTCCAGCCCGGAGCGGATCAGGGCGTTCTCCGACATCGTCTTCGAAGCGGGTATCAGCGCGCCGGTACGCACTCCGCGTGGCCGCGACATCGATGCGGCCTGCGGCCAACTCAAGACGGCGGCGGAAAAGAAGAGCCGCGCCCAGCGCGACAGAGAAGCAGCCGAAGCCGAAGCCCACGCGTGAGCGGCGACGAAGCGACGATTGCCTTCTACCAGCGCGAGGCGCCGCATTACACGGCGAGCGGCGCTCAGGCGCAGAGCCGACATCTGGACGCGTTTCTCGATCGTCTCGATGCTGGCGCACGGATCCTCGAGTTGGGCTGCGGCGGCGGGCGGGATGCTGCGCACATGGCCAGTCGCGGGTTCAGCGTCGATCCGACCGACGGCACGCCGGCCATGGTCAGAAAGGCACGGGAGCGCTGGGGCCTCCCGGCACGCCTCATGCGCTTCGACGAGCTGGAGGCAATTGGCGAATACGACGCGGTCTGGGCGCATGCGAGCCTGCTGCACTGCCCTCGCGATGCACTGCCATCGGTGCTCGGGCGCATCCATCGCGCGCTGACGCCCGGCGGATGGCATTTCGCCAATTTCAAGCTCGGCGCCGGCGAGGATCGCGATACCTTTGGCCGGCTTTACAATTTCCCCGACCGGGAATGGCTGCGTGCACGGTATGAAGACATCGCGGGCTGGCAAATCGTGGAAGCGTCGGAATATCTCGGCGGCGGCTTCGACAACATAGCGCGTGACTGGCTGGCCCTGACCGTTCGCCGCGATAATGCGCAGAAAGTCTTGCCGACATGAAGGTAACGATCGACGCCATCTGCGCCGGGCGCGCGCACCCTCTCGCCAGCGGCAAGCGAAGCGGCATCGCGAAATCGCCCTTGTCGGGCACGGTCGTGATCGGCCTGCGTGGCCTGGCGGGCGACGTACAAGTCGATCGCCGACATCACGGCTATCCCGCCATGGCGCTCCATCACCTGCCTTTCGAGCACCATGAATGGATGGCCGCCCGGTTCGCAGATCCGGAGCCGCTGGGGGCGGCAGGCGGTCTCGGCGAGAACCTGTCGAGCACCGGCCTGCTCGAACCCGATGTCCGCATCGGCGACCGTTTCCGGCTCGGCACGGCATTGATCGAAGTAACGCAGCCGCGTCAGCCGTGCGCCACCATCGAACAGCACCTGCAGCGAAAGGGCGTGGTAAAGGCGATGGTCGCCGCAGCGCGCTCTGGCTGGTTCTATCGGGTGCTGGAGGAAGGCATCGCGCAGGCCGGGGATGCTTTCGTTCTCGTAGAGCGTGGCCATCCGGAATGGTCAGTCGAGCGGGCCTTCCGCTGCGTCTATGCGAAGCCGGGCGGAAGCGAATCCGAGCTGCGCGAACTGGCCGCGCTGGACCGGGTTTCCGACCGCCTGATCCACGACATTGCAAAGCGGATTTCGCTTTAAATCAACGGCTCGTCCGCCGGTTCGCCACGGTTCGTCTCTAATTCGTCACCCGCCAATTCTGTTCATCTTGCGTTGTGCTGCGCTGAACAAAACGGGTCGCAACAGAAAACAGAGCCATGAGGACATTGGTATGAAGAAGTTCGCTCTCGCATTCGCCGCCGGCACGATGGCCGTGACCGGCCTGGGCATGGCAGCCCCCGCCGCCGCCGACCCGCCGCCATGGGCGCCGGCGCACGGCAAGCGCGCCAAGGATCGCCATTATGACCGCTACGATCGGGGTTCGCGCGTATATGACTCGCGTGGCTATTACTACGAGCCGCGCCGCATCACGCGCTCTAGCCGCATGTGGCGCGGTGACGACGGACGCTACTACTGCCGCCGCGACAATGGCACGACGGGCCTCGTCATCGGCGCTGGCGTGGGCGCGCTGGCCGGCCACGAACTCGCAGGGCGTGGCGATCGCACGCTCGGCGCCATTCTCGGCGGTGCGGTAGGCGCGATCGTCGGTCGCGAGATCGACCGCGGCAGCCTGAAGTGCCGCTAATCTGCTGATCCGCCGATCGCTTACGACGCGAGAACAGGCGCGCCCGGTCTATAACGATCGCGGCGCGCCTTTTCTTTGCGCAATTTGACGCTACAACCGGAGACGGATGGGAAATGACAGACCGGCAGTCCTGATCACGGGCGGTGCGAAGCGCATCGGCGCGGTCCTGTCCCGATCTTTCGCCGATGTCGGCTGGCACGTCATCATTCACTACGGCAGTTCCGCCAGCGAGGCCGAGGCGCTTGCCGCCTCCCTTCCCTCTGCCGAAACGGTGCATGTCGACCTGATCGATAGCGACGGCGCGGTTTCGCTGGTGCAATCCCTGGCTGGCCGGCTGTCCGACTGGCGCCTGCTCATCAATTGCGCTGCCGTTTTCGAGCCGGACGAAGGCGAGATCCTCGACTGGCGAAAGTACCGCAAGGCGAACATCGTCAATGCGCGCACGCCGACCATGATGGCGCAAGCCTATCTGCGCTCCACCTCTGCGCGCGAGGGGCGCAGGGTCATCCAGTTCACCGACCAGAAGCTGGAAAATCCGAACCCCGATTTCTTCAGCTATACCATCAGCAAGCATGCCATGGATGCGAGCATCGCCATGCTGGCCATGCAGGCGAACGATCCGCGCGACCGTGTCTACGGCCTTGCGCCCGGTGCGATCCTGCCGAGCCACGACCAGAGCGAGGCGGAAACCGAGACCAGCCATCGCCTGAACCTGCTGCGCCGCAAGACCGGTGCGGACGAGGTCGCAAACGCCTGCTTGTTCCTCGCCGACGGTCACCTGGCAAGTGGACAGACAATTTACGTCGACAGCGGGCAGCACCTGCTCAGCCAGCCGCGCGACGTAATCTACCTCGCGCGCGAAATGGAGAATGGATGATGCGACATGCTCTCTCGACGCGGTTGTGGCACTGGATCAACCTGATCTGCTTGGTCGTGCTGTTGATGAGCGGCCTCAACATCTCGAACGCCCACCCGCGTCTCTACTGGGGCGACTGGGGCTTCGCACCCGAACAGGCCTGGCTGCACGTCCCGCGCTTTCCCCAGTGGATGACGATCCCGGATTACTACAGCCTCGCGCAGGCCCGCAGCTGGCATTTCCTCGCCGCCTGGCCCTTCGCGCTCGGCTTGCTGTTCGTCTGGATCGCAATGCTGGCGAACCGGCACTTCAAGCGCGATGTCGCGACCACACGCAGGGAATGGCGCTGGAGCGCGATCAAGGCGGATCTGGTGTCGCACCTCAAATTCGATTTCGACCACGGTAGCGGCTACAATTTCCTGCAGAAGCTTGCCTACGGCGCGGTCTACGGCCTGTTCCTGCCGATGATGATCTTCACCGGGCTCGCGATCAGCCCGGGTATCGAGCCCGTGCTCGGCTGGCTGGTCGATCTGCTCGGCGGACGCCAGAGCGCCAGATCGCTGCATTTCATTTTCGCCGCACTGACCTTCGGGTTCTTCCTCGTGCACATCGCGCTGGTACTTGCGACCGGGCCAATCAAACAGATCTGCGGAATGATCACGGGAGACAGGCCATGAACCGTCGCACCTTGCTGGCAGGCGCTGCCGCATTCCTGGCCGCCGGCTGCTCCAGAATTGCCAAGTCCGGCCCCGGAGAGCGGTTGTTCGCCCTCGCCGAAAACTGGCACGAAACCGCACAGAAAGTCTTGCGGGGCGATGCTCTGGCACCGGAATTTCCCCGGTCGGCGATCTCGCCGGACTTTCGCGGGAACGGGTCCACCAGCGTCGATACCCCGGAATATGCGGCCCAGACGGCCACCGGATTCGCCGGCTGGCAGCTCGAAATCGGCGGCCTCGTGGAGCAACCGCTGACGCTCAACATGGACAATATCCGCCGCCTGCCCCAGCGCACCCAAGTCACCCGGCACGATTGTGTCGAAGGGTGGAGCGCCATCGGCGAATGGACCGGACCGCAACTCGGCCTGTTGCTGGAGGCGGCACAGGTCAAACCGGAAGCGAAGTTCATCCTGTTCCGCTGTGCCGACACGCTGGGCGGCGATCCCTATTACGAAAGCATCGACCTCGACGATGCGTACCATCCGCAGACGATCATCGCCCATGCGCTCAACGGCGAACCGCTACCGGTCAAGAACGGCGCGCCGCTGCGTCTGCGCGTCGAACGGCAACTCGGCTACAAGCAGGCAAAATATCTGACCGGTATCGAGGCGGTCGCGACGCTCGACGGTATCGGGCGCGGCAACGGCGGCTACTGGGAAGACCGCGGATATCAGTGGTATGCCGGCCTCTGAGGCCGCCGGTTACGTCGCTTGCCTTGCCATCGCCCGAACGGCGCAATGCGTTGAAATAGGCGAGATATGTCTTACCTTTCGAGGTGAGGAGACCGTTCAATGGCAGGCGGATGGGCGCGTGATGGCGCCGTTCAGGACCAGATCGACGATACCGTGTCCGACGCGGTCAGTGCCGCGCGTGCCCGCCTTCCCTCTGGCGAAAGCGAGCAATGGTGCGTCGAATGCGGCGAGGAAATACCCGAGAAACGGCGCGCCGCCCTGCCAGGCGTGAAGCGCTGCGTCTCGTGCCAATCGGGGGTCGACAGCACTGCCCGCAGCTCCGGCATCAATCGCCGCGGCAGCAAGGATAGCCAGCTGCGCTGAAGGAGCCTCGTGGCTCGAACCCTCCTTCCAACAGACCTCAGCTTTAGCGCGGGCAAGCTTGTAACGATTGCCCGACGCCCCTCGCCCTGCTAGCCGCGCGCCGTTCCCAAACCACGCATCAGCTCGCAAAGGTCCGCCCATGTCCGCATCCGCTCACGCAGACGTGAAGAAAGTCGTCCTCGCCTATTCCGGAGGGCTCGACACCAGCGTGATCCTCAAGTGGCTGCAGGTGGAATACGGCTGCGAGGTCGTCACCTTCACGGCCGATCTGGGCCAGGGAGAGGAGCTGGAGCCTGCTCGCGCCAAGGCCAAGCTCATGGGCATCCCCGACGAGCACATATTCATCGACGACCTGCGCGAGGAATTCGTGCGCGACTTCGTTTTCCCGATGATGCGCGCCAATGCCCGCTACGAAGGCGATTACCTGCTCGGCACTTCCATTGCGCGCCCGCTCATCTCGAAGCGCCTGATCGAGATCGCGCGCGAGACCGGCGCGGACGCGATCGCCCATGGCGCGACCGGCAAAGGCAACGACCAGGTGCGCTTCGAACTGTCGGCCTATGCACTCGACCCGAACGTCAAAGTCATTGCCCCGTGGCGCGAGTGGGATCTGACCAGCCGCACCGCGCTCATCGATTTCGCCGAAAAGCACCAGATTCAGGTTCCCAAGGACAAGCGCGGCGAAAGCCCCTTCTCGACCGATGCCAACCTTCTCCACACCTCGTCCGAAGGCAAGGTGCTGGAAGACCCGTGGGAGGAGACGCCCGACTACGTGTATTCGCGGACCAACAATCCCGAAGATGCGCCGGATGCTCCCGAGTACATCACCATCGATTTCGAAAAGGGCGATGGCGTTGCCCTTAATGGCGAAGCGATGAGCCCGGCCACGCTCCTCGCAGCGCTGAACGACCTGGGCAAGAAGCACGGCATCGGACGGCTCGACCTGGTCGAGAACCGTTTCGTCGGTATGAAGAGCCGCGGCATGTACGAAACCCCGGGCGGCGAGATCTATGCCCGCGCCCACCGCGGGATCGAACAGATCACGCTCGATCGCGGCGCAGCACACCTCAAGGACGAGCTGATGCCGAAGTATGCCGAGCTCATCTACAACGGGTTCTGGTTCGCGCCCGAGCGAGAGATGCTGCAGGCGGCGATCGACCACAGCCAGGAGAAGGTCGGCGGCACGGTCCGGCTCAAGCTCTACAAGGGCAACGCCAGCGTTGTCGGCCGCAAGTCTGCCAACTCCCTCTATTCCGAAGCGCACGTCACTTTCGAGGACGATGCGGGCGCCTACGATCAGGCCGATGCGGCGGGCTTCATCAAGCTCAACGCGCTGCGCCTGCGGCTGCTCGCCCAGCGCGATCGGGGCTGAATTCGCCACCTGCCTGGTCTTTGCGGCGAGGCGTGGAGTTATCCACTCGCGTCCACAGGCATTTCGTTGAAAAGTGGATAACTCCCATTTCGCCTGCTTGTGCGACTCACGATTCAGGCGCAGCTTCAACTCATCGGAACGGCAAGGAAAAGCCACTTCGAAAAGGTCTTCGGACCGGATCGAAACGGAATTTCGGACCCGAACCGACATGGCGGTCACTGTCCGCGCGGTCCTGGAGATCGGCATTGTGAAAGGCTCCGGCCGGACACGAAGCCAATCGTTGAAAGGAACGCGAACGCAAGATCGACATGGGCCGGGAAGACCGGTCGAAGCCGAAGGGATGCGAGATCGCAAGGTCTTCATACCGCTCGAGGCATCGGCCACACGGTTGGAACGGTCCCGGTGTCGGGAAACGACGGAAACCGGCGCGAAAGGGCTTCGGCCTGGACGCAAACGGACCGAGACGCGCCCGGAACCGGATGCCGGTGCGAGCACCGGTGACAGAACTGGAATTCCGCTTCGGTGGGAGGACAGGAAAACATCGGGTGCCAAGTTCATCTGACGGTCTTCGGACCAGAAAATGACCACGGACCGGTAAGAGTGGGGTCGGCAGCAATGCCGGCCCCATTTGCTTTGGCGGACCCGCCCCCGCCCGCCATTTTGCCCGCCGAATCGGTCTGCGCGCGATTTTCCGGGCATTTCCACGTAGATTCCTCCAGCGCGGAACCGATCGCGGGCCGAAACGTAGTTAACGGCGCACGGACTCGCGATCAGTCGAGCCAACCGCGGGGCGAGCCGCCCGCGCGGTGGTGCCCACCCCCATTTTACCCCTGTATACGTCCTTCCCATGACGCGAGGGACCATCCAAGCCGTTCTGGCACGCCCGCTGCGAGCCGCCTTCATGGCTGCTGCGCTGCTCCTGCCTGCCAACGCCGCCACTCCGGCGCTCGCCGACGAAGGCGACGCGACCGAGCTGTCGGTAGCAAAAAGCTTCGACCATCTGGCCGTGCCCAAGGCCCGCCCGCAGGTCAGCGCCGGCGCGGTCGACATCACCTCGATCGAGGTTCCGGTCGAACCCGAAGCCCAGGGCAAGCCGCTGGGCGGAGGCGTCGCCTCCTACTACGGGCGCAAGTTCCACGGCCGCCCGACCGCGAGCGGCCAGCGCTTCGACATGAACGCCATGACCGCCGCGCACCGAACCCTGCCCTTCGGCAGCCAGGTCCGCGTGACCAATCCGGCGACCGGCCGCAGCGTCGTCGTCACGATCAACGATCGCGGCCCGTTCCACGGCAACCGCGTGATCGATGTGAGCCGCGCCGCAGCGACCGAACTCGGCCTGATCGCCCGCGGCCACGGCTCGGTAGAGCTCGAACTCCTTTCCTGACGCTTGCCAGCGCGGGGCCGCTCGCGCCGGCGGTACCAGCCCCTAGCCTTCCGCGTGCGCCAGTTGCGGCCGCAACGCCGCGCGCAGGCGCGCCGCCGCATGCTCCTCCTCCCAGCCGGGTTGGATCTCCTCCCCGCAAGTCACACAGGATGGAGCACATGGAGCACACTCCTCGCAATAAACGTCCACCGGCAGGTCGGGCAGCGCCACCTCGGCGGCAGTGCCTTCGCGCAGGGCAGCGATCGCCGCGTCGAGCCGCGGGAGCATGACGGTCACTTCCGCCCGTTCGCCGAGCCGGTCGAGCCGCGCCAGGTGCGCGAGCAGCAGCCGGTCGGAATAGCGCCGCCGCCGCGCCACTTCCTCGCCGTGGTAGAATACTGCCTCCTCCCACCCGTCGAGCGCCCGGTCGGCGAGCACCTGCTCGGCATGATCGCGCGCGGCGAGCAGCGCGGCATCCCACGCCCGCGCGAAACCGGGCGAGGCGCGCCTGGCGCGATAGGCCGTCTGCGCCGAGACCCGCGCCGCCCGGCAGGCGAGCCGGACATTGCCGAACAGCTGGAGGCTAGCGAGAAACTCGGCCTGCCGCCGGGGCGAGAACACGGTGTGCGCCTCCCCGTGAGCACCGGCGGTGGGGGCGGCTTCGATTGGGACGAGAGCGTTCATGGTTCACCTCATGGGTTTGAGTGAACCGAGTTAGTTATACGCCCGTGTGGAAGTAGGACAGCTTCGAGGCATAAATCTTACCCTTGCTCAACGTATCAGCCGATACGATACAAGCTCCGATTTGATTCGAGAGGTCGCATGAGCAGAGAACAGAGTTTTTGGTCCACGGAGAGGCTGTCTCCAGGAAAACCTGACGAAAAGGGCACCGATGGAGACCGGGCACACCGATCCGCCTTCGAGCACGATCACGATCGCATTCTGTTCTCCACTCCTGTCAGGCGCTTATCTGACAAGACTCAAGTCTTTCCGCTCGAGAAGAACGATGGCGTAAGAACGAGGCTCACGCATTCTCACGAAGTTTCCAACCTGTCTCGGTCGATTGGGGCGCGGATCAAGCGTAGAAACGCCGCTTCTTTTGACGGCCAAGATTTTGAGAAGGTGGTAGCGCCCATCTTGGGCGCTATCGGATTGGCTCATGACCTGGGAAATCCACCGTTCGGGCATCAAGGAGAGGCGGCAATCTCTCGCTGGTTCGAACAAAGGAAAGGCTGGATTTTTGATAGAGAGTCCGACGCAGAGAGCAGCGGGGCGATTGAGCCGGTCACAACCGATTGCAAAGCAGAGTTCACGTCATTCGACGGCAACCCTCAGTCGATCCGGCTGCTAACCCGCCTACAAACCTCTTTTGGTAAAGTCGGACTTGATTTGACTGCGGCAACTATTGCCGCATCATTGAAGTATCCGGTCAGCGCAGCAAACATGAACAAGGATGATCCGATTGCAAAGAAGTTTGGCTTCTTTGCTTCGGAAGCCGACATCATTCATTGGGCATGGGAGCAAACAGGTCTGAGTGAGGGACAGCGGCACCCATTGACTTGGTTAATGGAGGCAGCCGATGATATTGCCTACAGTGTGCTTGATGTCGAAGACGCGATGAAAAAGGGCATCATTTCGCCAAATGACTTAATCAATGTCCTACAGGCAGATGGAAATCATACCGTTCTTTCCGACAAGATTCTGGCCGATTTTCAGAAGGCCGATCAATCCAACCGACCTCCATCAATCATCCGCGACATAAAAATCGGCTACGCCCGGTCACACTTGATTGCCAATCTCATTGAACATGCGACCGACGCGTATTTGGCTAAGGAAGCGGAGATACTGGCTCTCACGCCGATACTGCCCCTCATGGATTCCAGCGAACTTTGCGACTGTCTCAAAGGAATCGCATTTGAATATGCTTTTGGGAACACTGAGGTTCTGCAAGTCGAGGCAATTGGAAGACGTTCCGTCGAAGAGCTAATGTCTCACTTTTGGACAGCGATTCATGTCCGCAAGGATCCGACAAAGATCGACTCCAAGCGGAGCGATGCCTTTTCCAGATATGTGTACAGTCTGATCAGTTCAAATTATATTGAAGCCGCAACTGACTTGGCTCAGGCTGGCAGTGAGGGTTGCGCTCAAAGGCTGAGGTATCGAGAACTGCGCCTGCTCACGGATATGATTTCTGGAATGACTGACAGTTTTGCTATGAATATCGCCAAAGAAATCGCGACTGTAGAATGAGCCTCTCTGCTTCGACGAAACAGATAAAGAGGCGTGTGGATGACTACGTTTGGTATGACAAATCACAGCCACTACAAGAACTTAGACACCTACTTCGCACTCAATTTTTACAGGAAGGCGAGGTAGCGATTATTGGCGGGATGGTAAGGGACATCGCAACAGGTGGTGCGGCATCTTTTTCATCCGACGTCGATCTTGTGCTCAACATAGCACCAAATCGAGTCGACGAAATCGCCCGCTCTCTCAATGCCGTGCCAAATCGGTTCGGCGGATACGGTATCCGCTTTCCCAGATGGAAGGTGGATTTTTGGGCCTTGCGCAATACTTGGGCCCACACTCAAGGCCATGTTCGTGTCCGTGAGCTTTCTGACCTAACAAAAACCACTTTCTTCAACGTTGATGCAGTACTTTACACCCTCAACACTCGAAAAGTGATCGCCCAAGATCGATACCTTGATAGTGCCTTGAAAAGGAAGTTGGAAGTAAACCTACTTCCCAACCCAAGTATTGATGGTAATCTTGTTCGTACAGTTCGGAGGGCGCTAAGGTGGAACTACCACCTTGGACGTGACTTGCGGAATTTTGTGTCCGAGAATCTCGATTCCAAAATGTTCGATCATATTGTTCGAACTGAGAATAGACTTTATGGGTTCTCTTACGCGGAGTTACACGAGGACTACATAGGCCTGCTTGATGCACTATTTGATGGCCGCAAGCGTAGAGTTGAGTACTCTGAAAAGCGCTTCCAGATGGAGTTGCCATTCTGATAGTAGCCTAACTCAAGAGACGCTGCCCGCTACTCCGCCGCCTCCCGCTGCCGCTCCAGCATCGGCTTGAGATACTGCCCCGTGTAGCTCTCCGCCACCTCGGCCACTTCCTCCGGCGTACCCTGCGCCACAACCTCCCCGCCCCGCACACCGCCGTCCGG containing:
- a CDS encoding MOSC domain-containing protein; the protein is MKVTIDAICAGRAHPLASGKRSGIAKSPLSGTVVIGLRGLAGDVQVDRRHHGYPAMALHHLPFEHHEWMAARFADPEPLGAAGGLGENLSSTGLLEPDVRIGDRFRLGTALIEVTQPRQPCATIEQHLQRKGVVKAMVAAARSGWFYRVLEEGIAQAGDAFVLVERGHPEWSVERAFRCVYAKPGGSESELRELAALDRVSDRLIHDIAKRISL
- the greB gene encoding transcription elongation factor GreB, with translation MSAPKPAPTHPITPAGYAALKARYDHLLGSERPEIVEIVSWAAGNGDRSENGDYLYGRKRMREIDRELAHLARRMKNSRVVEPSEQPDRERVFFGATVELADEDDARRTVTLVGDDEQDASAGRIGWSSPMARSLRGASLGDLRTVRLPAGEKEWEIIAISYPERSA
- a CDS encoding methyltransferase domain-containing protein, whose amino-acid sequence is MSGDEATIAFYQREAPHYTASGAQAQSRHLDAFLDRLDAGARILELGCGGGRDAAHMASRGFSVDPTDGTPAMVRKARERWGLPARLMRFDELEAIGEYDAVWAHASLLHCPRDALPSVLGRIHRALTPGGWHFANFKLGAGEDRDTFGRLYNFPDREWLRARYEDIAGWQIVEASEYLGGGFDNIARDWLALTVRRDNAQKVLPT
- a CDS encoding cytochrome b/b6 domain-containing protein; protein product: MMRHALSTRLWHWINLICLVVLLMSGLNISNAHPRLYWGDWGFAPEQAWLHVPRFPQWMTIPDYYSLAQARSWHFLAAWPFALGLLFVWIAMLANRHFKRDVATTRREWRWSAIKADLVSHLKFDFDHGSGYNFLQKLAYGAVYGLFLPMMIFTGLAISPGIEPVLGWLVDLLGGRQSARSLHFIFAALTFGFFLVHIALVLATGPIKQICGMITGDRP
- the rlmN gene encoding 23S rRNA (adenine(2503)-C(2))-methyltransferase RlmN → MADTHLMSIPGQVDPVPVARDITPRADGKLDLLGLPKARIRDLFADAGLDAKQAKLRAKQVFHWIYHRGVTDFEAMTDIAKTMRPWLAERFVIGRPDVVEAQHSTDGTRKWLLRTADGHEFEMVFIPDADRGTLCVSSQVGCTLNCRFCHTGTMKLVRNLTPGEIVGQVMLARDALGEWPKGSMAGLEDAEDAGHYTSDGRLLTNIVMMGMGEPLYNFDNVRDALTLVMDGDGLALSKRRITLSTSGVVPMMARCGEEIGVNLAVSLHAVTKEIRDEIVPINKKYGIEELLQACADYPGASNARRITFEYVMLKDKNDSDKDARELVRLIKQFDLPAKVNLIPFNPWPGANYECSSPERIRAFSDIVFEAGISAPVRTPRGRDIDAACGQLKTAAEKKSRAQRDREAAEAEAHA
- a CDS encoding outer membrane protein, producing the protein MKKIAILAAATSAAAFATPALAQDNTPFTGPRVEALVGYDIVKAGSSVDDDGNDNNDQSMEGINYGAGIGYDFNAGGVVLGVEAEYMDSSADTDFENGDFEGFGFGNVNANRDLYIGARVGVPVQPDLLLYAKGGYTNAKFDVRSNDGTTEFNQDIDTDGWRVGAGVEYATSNNMFVKAEYRYSKYEEAEIDFGGDIPDSDRFDIDTDRHQFVVGVGFRF
- a CDS encoding SDR family oxidoreductase: MGNDRPAVLITGGAKRIGAVLSRSFADVGWHVIIHYGSSASEAEALAASLPSAETVHVDLIDSDGAVSLVQSLAGRLSDWRLLINCAAVFEPDEGEILDWRKYRKANIVNARTPTMMAQAYLRSTSAREGRRVIQFTDQKLENPNPDFFSYTISKHAMDASIAMLAMQANDPRDRVYGLAPGAILPSHDQSEAETETSHRLNLLRRKTGADEVANACLFLADGHLASGQTIYVDSGQHLLSQPRDVIYLAREMENG
- a CDS encoding glycine zipper 2TM domain-containing protein; amino-acid sequence: MKKFALAFAAGTMAVTGLGMAAPAAADPPPWAPAHGKRAKDRHYDRYDRGSRVYDSRGYYYEPRRITRSSRMWRGDDGRYYCRRDNGTTGLVIGAGVGALAGHELAGRGDRTLGAILGGAVGAIVGREIDRGSLKCR
- a CDS encoding invasion associated locus B family protein; translated protein: MRGTFAALAALGLLASPLAARDSLGIFGSWGAFRDANIPRCYAIAQASEGAGYFSVGTWPLRKIRGQVHVRLSASPRQGSAVTLSLAGRRFPLQSRANNAWAADPAMDAAIVAAMRSATALTVSFRDAQGNRVRDRYELPGVASALDAATVACARR